In Sandaracinaceae bacterium, the genomic window AGGCGGCCATCCAGCTGGCCTACGAGCGGGCCGCGCTGGGCAACGCGTGCGTGCTGGTGGGCCTGGCCCGGCGCATGCTGGACATGGCCGTGGCCTACGCGAAGGACCGCGAGCAGTTCGGCAAGCCCATCGGCACGCAGCAGGCCGTGCAGCACCACCTCGCCAACGCGGCCGGGCGCATCGCCTTCGCGCAGCCGGTGGTGTATCGGGCCGCGTGGGCGCTGGCCAACCGCGACCGCGGCGGCGACGAGACGCGCACCGAGGCCGAGCTGGCCGTGTCCACCGCGAAGATCTACGCCGAAGAAGCGGGCCGCGTGGCCGCGCGCATCGCGCTGCAGGTGCACGGCGCCATCGGCTACACCATCGAGTGCGACCTGCACTTCTTCATGAAGCGCGTGTGGACCATCGCGCCCTTCTACGGCACCAGCGCCGCGCACCGCGCGCGCATCGGCGCCCACATCCTGTAACTCCCCGAGCCCCGTTCCGACCCCAGCAGAGCCAAGCAGAGAAGGATCCGCCATGCCCGAAGCCTATATCGTCGAAGCCGTCCGTACGCCCGTGGGTCGCCGCAAGGGAGGCCTCGGGGGTGAGCACCCCGCCGACCTCGGCGCGCACGTCCTCAAGGGCCTGGTGGAGCGCTCGGGCATCGACCCGGCCGCCGTGGACGACGTCATCTTCGGCTGCGTCGACACCATCGGCCACCAGGCGGGCGACATCGCGCGCACGTGCTGGCTGGCGGCGGGCCTGCCGGACTCGGTGCCGGGCACCACGGTGGACCGTCAGTGCGGCAGCTCGCAGCAGGCCGTGCACTTCGCCGCGCAGGCCGTGATGAGCGGCACGCAGGACCTGGTGGTCGCCGGCGGCGTGCAGCAGATGACGCAGATCCCCATCAGCGCGGCCATGATGGTGGCCACGCAGTTCGGCGTGCCCGACCCCTTCAGCGGCAGCAAGGGCTGGGTGGAGCGCTACGGCAACGTGGAGGTCAACCAGTTCCTCTCCGCGCAGCGCATCGCCGAGAAGTGGGACCTGAGCCGCGCCGCCATGGAGGCCTACTCGCTCGAGAGCCACGAGCGCGCCATCCGCGCGCAGGACGAGGGCCGCTTCGACCGTGAGATCCTGCCGTACGGCGACGTGCGCGCCGACGAGGGCCCGCGCCGCGGCACCACCCTCGAGAAGATGGCCGAGCTGAAGACCCTGCCGGGCGCCGACCGTCTGACCGCTGGCGTGGCCAGCCAGATCAGCGACGCGTCCGCGGCGCTGCTCATCGCGTCCGAGGCCGCCGTGAAGGAGCACGGCCTCAAGCCCCGCGCGCGCATCCACCACCTGAGCGTGCGCGGCGCCGACCCCATCTGGATGCTCACCGCACCCATCCCCGCCACGCAGCACGCGCTGAAGAAGACGGGCATGAAGCTGTCGGACATCGACCTGGTGGAAATCAACGAGGCCTTCGCCTCCGTGGTCATGGCCTGGGCCAAGGACCTCGAGGCCGACCTGAGCAAGGTCAACGTCAACGGCGGCGCCATCGCCCTCGGCCACCCGCTGGGAGCCACCGGCGCGCGCCTGATGACCACGCTCTTGCACGAGCTGGAGCGCACGGGCGGCCGCTACGGTCTGCAGACCATGTGCGAGGGCGGCGGCCAGGCCAACGTGACGATCATCGAGCGCCTGTAGGCCCGCTGGCCACACCGCCACGAAGCGGCGGACCAAGCGGCGGGCCCTGGGCTCGACGGCGTCACCAAAGCGCGGCGATCGAGCAGGTCAGCGCGGCTTCCGCGAGCCTGCGGCGTTGCGTTGGCGTCGCCGCCCTCGGGCGATGGCAACGATGAGGAGCCCCACCCACGACGGGAACGCGGCGCGCTCTCCTTCCGCGCCGATGGTGCATCCACCGCCCATCGTCGCGGGCGTGGAACCTACGTCCATCGGCGTGAGACCCGTGTCCACGGGCGTGGGACCCGTGTCCGTCGTCGCATCCGCCGCCATGGTGCCGGTGTCCGACCGTCCCATCTCCGGCTCACCGGCATCCGTGGCGCTCCCTAGGTCACCGGTTCCCTCGTCCGTGCCCACGCCGACGTCGCTCACGTCGCCGAGGTCCTCGTGCGCACCCACGTCATGGGGCAGCGTGCCGCTGTCCGAAGGGACGGCTGCGTCCATCTCGGTTCCCGTGTCCGTGACTCCCATGTCCGAGACTCCCATGTCCGCGACCCCCGTGTCGGAGGTCCCCGCGTCCGAGACCCCCGCGTCGATGGGTGCGCTCGCGTAGCTCGCGCATGCTCCGTCTAGGTCGCCACCGGCGCTCTCCGAGCACACGTCGCAGCCCGGCACGCAGCAGAAGCCATCCGTGCACTCCGCCGCGCAGACGCTGCTCGACTCGCAGGGGACGCTGCGCTGGTAGGCGCCGGGGTCGCAGCCGTCGCTCGGGCGGCCCACGCCGCGCTGGTCCACCAACCCTGGCTCGTCCGCGCTGGCGCAGTCATTGACAAGCTCCTCGGTGGCGGCCACGGCGTAGGTCTCGGTGAAGCCCCCGTAGTCGCCGAGCATCTCGAGCGCAGGCGCAACGTTCGCGATGCTGCCCGGCAAGAGCGTTGCCGCGACGATGACGTTCGACGACCCGCTGAACGAGCCGGCGTCATTCACGAGCGCGGCAACACCACCCGTACCGCTGCCGAGCAGCGAGCCGAAGAGCGACACATCAGCGACGCCCACGATGCCCACGAGGTCGGCATCCGCCACCTGCTTGTTGTACACGTCCTGGCCCCCATCGGGGTTCACCACGATCGTGCTTCCGAAGGTGGACGCCGAGTTCTCGTAGAACGTGGCCTGGATCAGCACCACCTCCCCATTCAGGTTGAAGATGGCCCCGCCGTACCCGCGGCCCGCCTGGGCGGAGATGCCGCGGAGGCCACCTTGGGCGGCGTTTCGACCGAACGTGGCGCTGACCACACGGAGCTCCCCGCCGTGGTTGAAGATGGCACCACCGAAACCCGCGCCGCTGCCTCCGTGCGAGTAGATACCTGCCACCGAGCCATTTCCCCCGCCAAAGCCCCCCACGCCAAAGCCGGCCCCGCCGCCGCCACCACCGCCACCGAAGCCGCCCGCACCACCCGCTACGCACCCAACGCAGTCGCCTCCACTGCCGCCGCCGCCGCCGAAGCCACCGCGACCGGCAATGCCGGTGCCCGAGGAGTAGAGAAAGGCACCGCCACCGCCGCCGAAGCCGCCGTGGTAGCCGCCCGCACCGCCCCCGCCGAAGCCACCGTTGGACGCTGTGGTGGCCCCGCCAAAGCCGCCCCCATGCGGCGAGGCAGCGGCGAGGTTCGCTCCGAAGCCGCCGCCGCCGCCGCCCCAGACGGCTGGCGCCGACAGGCCAGCGCCGCCCGTGAACGTCGCCCCGATGTCACTGCCAACACCGCCGCGCGCGACCCCATCACGAATCGTCACGCCTCTCAGCACCAGCGTGCCCTGGTTGTAGACCGCGCCCCCCAAGCCTGCGCTGGCGCCAGCGCCGTCCCTGCCAGGCGCCCCGATGGCCGCACCACCCACGAGCGTGAGGTCTTGCAGAAGCAACGTGCCCGCCGGTGCGGACTGCCCCACCGTGGGGGCCTGCGCTTCGCCGAACGGGCCCGAAACCACGAAGAAGCGGAAGTTCTCCACCGAGTCGCGGACGATGCGTGCGCCGCGGCCGTCGATGGTGATCTCGCTCGTGATGATGGGCAAGCCGTTCCACCCGTACCAGCTGTTGTGTGCCGCCGCGAGCGTGTAGACGGCCCCGTCGGCCAACACGATGACGTCGGGGCCGGGGTTCGCGTTCGCAGCGCAGATCGCCTCCGAGAGGGAGATGCCCTCGGCATCACACGGGCTCAGGTACCCACCCGAGCCGTCGGGACACAGCCCCGCCAGCGTCACCGAGTCCGCCGGCGCAATCGAGTCGCACTCCGCCCCTGCCACGTCGATGTCCGGCGCCGTGGTGGTCACGAAGATGGTCTCGGCGTGCGCCACCGCGCTCGGAGTGACCAAGCTCACCGCCGCAACAAGGAGATAGCCGGCGCAGGCCCGCCTCCGAGGATGTCTCGATCTCACCAACGCTGTACTCCTTGTTGCACGCCTGTCGGATGCGGCCTCACCGATAAAGCTATCAGCAAGACGCGCGCGCAGCCTGCACAAACGTCGCGGCCTCGGATGTTGGCCGCCATGCGTCGTCCTTTCGCGCCGTACGACGCGTTGACACCTCCGCGGCGACCCGCCGGACGCATCACGCGACGTCCATCAAGCTCCGTGACGCCATCGGAAGGCATGGTCGGGTGCCAAGGGTCCGCGCCGAGAACGAACGGGGTCCGAACATCCTCCCGAGACGCGCCGGCCACGTTGCAGTAGCCTCCGCGCATGAAACTGGAACGCAAGAAGGTCCTCATCACGGGCGCGTCGTCGGGGCTCGGCCGTGGGCTGGCGGTCGAGCTGGCCCGCGCTGGCAATGATCTCGTCATCACCGCGCGGCGCGAGGAGCTGCTGGCAGAGGTAACGCGCGAGGCGGAGGGGTTCGGCGCGAAGTGCATCGCGGTCGCCGCGGACGCGACCGACGAGGCCGCCGCCGAGGCGGTGGTGAATGCAGGGATCGAAGCGTTCGGCCACCTGGACCTCGCCATCCTCAACGCGGGTGGGGGCACGGCCGGGAGCATGGCCGAGTTCAGCGCGGCGGAGGTGAAGCGCATCATGCGTACCAACTACGACACGATGGTGAACTTCCTGTGCCCGATGATTCAGCACATGAAGGCGCCGGGGCGCGGTGGGGTCATCGCCTACACGGGCTCGCCGGCGGGGACCTTCGGGCTGCCCAAGTCAGGGCCGTACAGCGCGGCCAAAGCGGCCGGGCGGACGCTCTTCGACACGTG contains:
- a CDS encoding acetyl-CoA C-acetyltransferase, producing MPEAYIVEAVRTPVGRRKGGLGGEHPADLGAHVLKGLVERSGIDPAAVDDVIFGCVDTIGHQAGDIARTCWLAAGLPDSVPGTTVDRQCGSSQQAVHFAAQAVMSGTQDLVVAGGVQQMTQIPISAAMMVATQFGVPDPFSGSKGWVERYGNVEVNQFLSAQRIAEKWDLSRAAMEAYSLESHERAIRAQDEGRFDREILPYGDVRADEGPRRGTTLEKMAELKTLPGADRLTAGVASQISDASAALLIASEAAVKEHGLKPRARIHHLSVRGADPIWMLTAPIPATQHALKKTGMKLSDIDLVEINEAFASVVMAWAKDLEADLSKVNVNGGAIALGHPLGATGARLMTTLLHELERTGGRYGLQTMCEGGGQANVTIIERL
- a CDS encoding SDR family NAD(P)-dependent oxidoreductase, which translates into the protein MKLERKKVLITGASSGLGRGLAVELARAGNDLVITARREELLAEVTREAEGFGAKCIAVAADATDEAAAEAVVNAGIEAFGHLDLAILNAGGGTAGSMAEFSAAEVKRIMRTNYDTMVNFLCPMIQHMKAPGRGGVIAYTGSPAGTFGLPKSGPYSAAKAAGRTLFDTCRIELADSGIRFVALYPGFTDTPGLDPNDVPVKGLIISSERAVKEMMGAIAREEEHFMFPATIRTAIALGRALPEPLRRRILGLAAD